AAGAAGGACTATGGACCCGTCAGGGAGCGCTACCCACATCTGAACTCCAGAGATGAGGTGAGCGAGCTCCTTCACTACAGGTTGGATGGATTTGTGCACGTATGAACACACGACATgtccattttcttttgtttgttgttttgaaagAATAACCTTGAAGCCACGTGGGCCGGCTGTTGGTTTTAAAACTCCTTCCATTAGCAGTAGCACCACCACAGGCCCTCACATGCTGTGCTTTGTCCCCcagcctcctccttcttctgCCTTCATGTCTTCATTTGGCGTCCTCACACCTTCCATTTCCGTGGCAACTCAGGATGTTGGCTCCGCCCTGATGGTACACTGGACGCAGGATGCAGGAGTTGCCAGGGGGACTGAGCTCTTCGTTGGTCAAGAGGATGAAAGTCAGCGGCGCCGTGTTTGTGATGGATGTGGTGGGAAAGGTAAggactgtttgtgtgtttctctctgaagCAGACATGCATACTCAACATGTAGCCGGCAGGTGTAGAGACACCTTTCTTCTGTTGACAGCAAACAtgttgcagcagcaggaggcaaACGATACCAAGACTGAGATTGTCTACAAGGGAGGTTAGAttgcttcttttttgttgttctttgatttgattcatgtggtgtttgtgtgcttgAGCTGAAGGTAACAAACCCGTCAAACCAAAGCCTTTGTTGTTCTGGTTTCTAAATTAGCCCATGTTGGTGTTTCGTAGAGTTTTCAAACTGCAGCCGAATCCGTGGCTGAATGTAGTGACACCCACTTTTCTCTGTTTGTGCACATTCAGGTGTGGTTGTGCTGTCTTCCACCGACGGTCCATCCAGCTGTAATGATTTTCTAAGAAATTTACTGAGAGAAAGCGGACTGCAGCACCTGCTCAGCCCTCCTCAAGGCTGGTCTGCTGTTGACATAAACAAAGGTAGAACAGCTTCCCCTAAAACCCATGAACTTGTGCTATTATTGTTacaattttaataatttttatgACCATAAATCAGGGATGTGAAACTCACATACATGTTACTTTGATCTTATGTGTGCCAGGCCAGTCAAACTGCGCTTTGTGTCAGTGTACAGAAgcttaactacacatttaatctctGAGGTTTTGATATAAGTAAAGAAGTGCAATTTTAACTTCATGCCCCAGTTTTTCTAAGTGATACAGAATTTCTTCTGTAGCAAATGAAAGAAATTTGTAACCACGACTTTTTAGGCTCAAATTGTAACtattaaatgtgcaaaattacagaaatCTATTACTGTATTTGTAGCAAAAGCTCTAAAAtgcatgaaaatacagttaaaagtccaaaacttATGTTCTCCTctacattttccaaagccatccagTGGGCCGAACTGGAGTATTTGCCGGCCTTATATTTAAGTCATTTAATATGGACAATGGGGTAGATGCTTTAATGAAAGCTTGTGAGTATAACCCACTTAGTTTGTGGGCTTAAGTGTACAAGCGAAATTcaatttacaaaaaataattttgtaatTTCAAAAGAACCTATTAGGCTATTTTCCATCACCACTACTTAGTGTTCAAAATGATCATTCTTTATGCTACGATGGACTTGATGTAACCTCTCAGTTCATCTACTGTGTGAAACAGGAAGGTTTATCTCCCTTCACCCTCTCTTTTAGCCAGCTTTCTTCTAATTGGCTGCCCCTCCTAAACAGGTCATTTGGCTGAGACGACCAAATCAGGGCTATATGATGCCATGCACACCCAAGAGTTCAAAAACACTCTTCAAAATAGTATTTTAAACCAGTCTAAAACCAGAGATTTACATATATGCTATTATAGTTAGACTGTTAAACAATATATATGCAGACAATAAGACAAAATCTAAGTACATTGTTGTTACTGTTGTTGAGTCATTGTGTGAAATATAGTCTCTAAATTGCAGAGGAAGCTGTATTTGAATGAATGTGCTTTGAAACTTCCCATTTAGATGACCAACACTCGGATAAGAGTGCCTTCTCATGGGGTTTGAGCGCCTCCTCCCTCCAGAACCCTTTAGCTCAGGGCAGCCGGTGAGGCACAGACACAAATTCCACCTTTTCATCGTGTCCTCTCACGCTCTCTGTGCTATTTTCAGAcactttctcccctttcttcttactcccagctgtgcaaGGGGACCTGAGTGCTTTGAGCTGAAAACCATCTGTCAGAGCAGCGCCCTGCCTCAAGCCCACGTACAGCCAGCAACTTACTGCACAGAGACCAGGAGGAAGCTACCGCAAACAGAATACCAGTTCAACTATGGCCCTAAGATACAGAGTGGTCAAAGGAAGCTCTGTGTGAGTAGCCTGACACTTGCAGGCTTTTGCCCTGTCCTTAGTCTGTTTATACTCTCATGTCTGTCCCTTTATCTTGTGTATTTCCACCTAGACTCAGCAGGATTCCTTCTCCGATCGCCCACCTTGTCACTGGTCCTCAGTCTGAATCTTCACTCAATACAGAtcattcagaaaaaaatgttgaattttttgtattttgatttAGACTTAAAGTGCAGCATGTTAGTATGAAATGTTTTAGAGCTGCTTTGTCCAAACACCTCCGCAGAAAAGTGAGATAGCGGTCAAGGCTTTTGTCCGTGAGTCTCGGTTATCTCGCCGAGGACACAAAAGCTGACAGCGAGTCACAACGTAGCAGTAAACCATCTGCTGGCAGGAAGACGGTAAGCTGTGAACTTGCTGGCATCCTCGTGCTGGGCAGAGGCTTAAGTGTTCACACAGCTGTGGTGGATGAATTACTtagtttttggggggggttttaagtgtcaagagatgtattctaagacacttcttcagcttcgaatcagagaggagaaacacacagtttttaCTTGCAGCAAGGGCAGGTGCAGAACACTCGCACGGAAGTGAGGGCTCCGAGACTCATGCcctgccactgccctggtctttatttatattggttcagtgtgtgtgtgtgtgtgtgtgtgtgtgtgtgtgttgggggtgtGACCCCATAcagacttccctaaacctgctggtctggaagtccaacagttcatctaaacaaaaggcacttagcttaaaacagacatagatacgtttatcctatcataaaacaataaaagaaggtatGCCCttttcccatgctcccaggatgtcggtgtgaatgccagaacactctggaatgcacacaaagcctttgcagcctactaaagatcacacatcctatcactacacaatcgattatacacctctaagcatatatggaaacttgtatcattaaaagattatactctTTTTCATTCTTATGATCCAAACTCATACTGCTGCACACAGTAGCGTCCCTGCGCAATGACCTTGGTTCCACCTGGGTGCTGTATATAGAAGGTGTGGTGACTTCAGGGGCCATATATCTCTGCTCCTTCATATCAGCACACATCATCACCAGTCGAGGGATCTGCAGTCTGTGGCGTTCACATTCATGGATTTCAGGCTCCTCTAGTCTGTTAACATTTCGATCCTCTTCCTTTTGTTCCTGTTTCGCTTTGGAAATGAGCACCGACACAGTCATGAGCTCATTTTCAGGATAGTCACCAAAAACCAATCCTTCATCTCTTTTTCTGCAGACATAATCCTGATGTCACTCCTCCAGTCTGCTTTCAGATCCACACTGTGAGCTATAGCTGAATTAACCCTTTATTCAAAGATGAAATGTAGCACCGTCCTATGtctcaatattttttatttacttggAAATCTCTGTTCTGTGCTGTTCTTTAGTTGCAAACCTGCCTAACGCCTGCAGGGGTCGGAGTGATTTGAGCTGGTTTTGCCCACCAAAGGTCAGCATCAAGCATTCTCCACGTCCTCATGTTTATAAGTGAAAGGTTATCTCCGGGTGATCTCAGACAGTCTGCTGTAAGGGCAGCAGATCAGGTTCTCCAGTGAGGCAAAATGGCATGCACAGCTTTACgcaacaatcagatgactgtTTATCAAGCTGATGCTAAACAGTCTGATGGTGAGCCGCCTTCTTGAATgcgaaaacaaaacaaattcattCTTAGACAAGGCACTTTGTAcgaaaaataaaagacaagctTAAACGATTGAGAGTAAGTGACAGTGAAACATATTCTGGAGTTGAGTGTCGCTGTTTAAGCCGTCTCAGCTTTAGTAGAAAGGTTTGTGCTTATGTAACCAAAAACTGGCCATTTGTTACCAAACAGGCAGTCTAGATAGATGATGATCATTTTTAAGCAATTAAAAGCTAATGGTGGCTGACCAAGCAACCGCTGCACATTTGGGAGCTGCTCATTTTCAGCGGTATCCATCTACAGCTGGACttataaacagaaatataatGACAACCACATGCTGAAAAAGAGCCTGTGATATGATCCAAAGCTCCAGAGGGAATGAATATGAATACTCATAAATATCTTGGACGATAGCTCACACAGAGCCGTCCCGAGGAAGTTCACGGTAAGAGCGAAGCGGACATTTGAAGCGATAACGATCTGTGAATTCCCACCGAAATGTTATTCTAACTTTAATAATCTTGATTTTATTCAGTATTCCCAGTAGCCCCGCAGCCAGCTCGGACTTCTCGAGTGTTTAGTTCATCGGCACATTTCCATGTAACTGTAAGCTTAAATACATCACAGCCAAGATCCACACTTTGGCCACTTGGAGACGTACGTTGACCTCACTTATCACTCGGTGTTATGATTCAACTTCCACTCTCTCAGACTTGAAAAGAAAGTGAATATTGTCCTGTACTTTTCAAATAAGAACCTTTACAATGAACTCAGCTGTGTGACATTTTTGATATTATTTTCTTGGACTGGTCAGAGTTATCACAGGAAAAGTCATGTATGCGTACATAAAGAGAAAagggggaaagaaaaaggaaaagcagacaaaacatttgtctttagctgctttattcaacttttttcatcatttttgtttATCTTGAAATTCatacacttttatttattttcttttttcttttttaaacggCTTCTATCACacaactcaaaaaaaaaaaaagaaaaagaaaagaaagaaaaaaaaaaaaaaaaaaaaaaaaaaaagaaaatcaccaaAAATGATTTCATGTTGTACAATCCACCTGGCGGACATTCCTAACGGCGTCACCAGGGTGTCATTTGACATCTGTGGTCCAACACTGAGGAAGTTCCCCTTTAAACCCACGCTTCACCGTCTCTCACAGAAACCTCGGAAAGCAGCATGAGTGGACAGAAGCACTACCTGTCAGATACTTTGAAACACAATGTAAATAGTCTCTGCTTAccacaaaaatacacaagatCTTACTTTTCCTGGGACAATACTACGTCCATGTTCAAGCCAAAATGGCTGagattcagagaaaaaaaagaaacagaattcAGGATTACTGGTGATAGGAATCTGGATTTCCTGAAGAGTATTGTCACATATATAACTTTTTCCTACTGGCTCACGATTTAATGGATATTATACTCGCATCAGGGAGAGACACTTTGAACTCTAGACCACAAAGATTTAAAGAtttctcattttaaagtagAACTTCCTCAAAACAAAAAGTCAGATTCCTAGGGTAGGACAAGACCGGCAAGGATTAAATACTGACCGCCACATCCTCCATACTGCTATCCCCATGGCGATACGATCACCTCTCCCTACTTGTTTGCTCCTACCAACAGGACTAAATGGACACCACAGGCTACTATACCCAGTAGAGAGCCTCAtcctcaaaaacaaaaatgtgaagGAAAAATAAGGGGAAGGATGAGATGCTATTTGAAAAACCTGATTTGGATATGGACACTTGATCTGATCCTAAACAAACCAAGCTGACAGAAAGAGGCAGTGGCTGCGTTCCAGACCAaataccccccacccccataaGAAGGATGAACACCTTACAAAAACTGAGCCGTGAACTAAAGCtgtgcacacacaaaaagatgactgagtttttaaaatttaaaaaaaaaaagaaaagaaaaaaaaagctttgatgTTCTCACAATTTTATTCAACTCCTTTATTTACGCTCATGATTGGGATACTTGATGAAAAATAAGCATGGATGTCAACACAAATTGGGAAAACAAGTTCTTCTCCTTGATGCCACTCGTCCATGAGCGTTCAGATCAATTCAACCGGCAGGGAGAGAGGGCTGAGGGGTTTGCACGTGGTTTGGAACAGAGCCGCTGCAGATACAAATAACCATCCATCGCTTAGATACACATGAGCGGTGATGTCACAGGAAGCTTTTGACATCATAGGAGCAAATGTTACCGGGTTACTGTGATGGCTTTACAGAGCAACGGCAGAAGCTCGCTGCAGTCCCCTGAAATGTTAATCCTTCTGACCTCAGCAACATAGTAACCTTCAACCTGCtggaaatgtgttttgttttttttgtttttcacccaaTTACACACAAATTAACactgtgaaacaaaaaaagactaaaCTTTTGGAATTTAGACTTTGTCTTGGCATCACTCCCAAGTAGCTGCCTATTTTTCAAGGGACTTGCTGAGATCTGCATGCTCTGTAAACATCAACAGCATCGTGTGAAATGCAATGATGAGCTAGCGCCCACAGAAGGGCAGAGCTGGTACTACACCCCCTCTCCCACCCATCCCCAATGTCCCTCAGTTTAcaagaaacaaacaggaaataaaaagattgaagaaaaaaaaaaagaaaaagaaaaccccccaccccccaatcGGGCCAGGCAGCACGCCACTGACTtcgtgtgcgtgtgcatgctTGCGTGTAGGATCAGTGTGTGTGCGGCCGTGGCCGCCAGAGTCTCTGAGAAAATGAGAGGACtggtgcatgtgtctgtgtgtgtttgtgtatgcatgtgtgtgcgtgcgtgctgAGGCTCCATGGGGGTGAGGGGGACTCCTAGTATTTCTTCCCCGGGACAAACTCCTTTGCTTCAGGATTCAAGATGCTCTTCCTCTGCAGAGAGAAggaaacagaataaaattacTCATTTTATCAAGAACCGGCAGAGTGAGCGCAGCGCAATCAGACGCATCTGACTCACCGCCACTTCCTCCAGGTTGTTGTGGTGATCGCTGACCGACAGGCCgttgagctgctgctgcagctgccccACCCCCTGGTTGTTGAGGTCGCGCGAAGGGATGAACCAATCCtggtcctcctcctccagcatTTCCTGGAAGCAGCGCTCCAAGAATTCCTGCTCCAACAGCTCCTCCTCTACCTGCAAGACAATAACACAGGAaaggaaatgataaataataagaTAGCAGTAAAGTGGAACAATAAGTGAAGGCATAGAAATGTTTAGACGTTACAAATTCACGCTTAAGCCACAAGCTGACAAAAACGTTCAACTCTCGGTAAGAAACCTTGTATCTGATGTGGCATAGGCATCAGAGTCCATTAGTGGCAGGGGAGAGGGGTATGAGTCTGCCAAGA
The sequence above is a segment of the Oreochromis aureus strain Israel breed Guangdong linkage group 3, ZZ_aureus, whole genome shotgun sequence genome. Coding sequences within it:
- the LOC116317860 gene encoding uncharacterized protein LOC116317860 isoform X1, coding for MLTSEHRKTHGFNSAGRFLTTYKKDYGPVRERYPHLNSRDEPPPSSAFMSSFGVLTPSISVATQDVGSALMVHWTQDAGVARGTELFVGQEDESQRRRVCDGCGGKANMLQQQEANDTKTEIVYKGGVVVLSSTDGPSSCNDFLRNLLRESGLQHLLSPPQGWSAVDINKDDQHSDKSAFSWGLSASSLQNPLAQGSRCARGPECFELKTICQSSALPQAHVQPATYCTETRRKLPQTEYQFNYGPKIQSGQRKLCTQQDSFSDRPPCHWSSV
- the paip2b gene encoding polyadenylate-binding protein-interacting protein 2B isoform X1; amino-acid sequence: MPEPAEMSGPEVAKTPGGGAPEKEGKEPVANGHAGENNDANPFAEYMWMENEEEYNRQVEEELLEQEFLERCFQEMLEEEDQDWFIPSRDLNNQGVGQLQQQLNGLSVSDHHNNLEEVARKSILNPEAKEFVPGKKY
- the LOC116317860 gene encoding uncharacterized protein LOC116317860 isoform X2 is translated as MLTSEHRKTHGFNSAGRFLTTYKKDYGPVRERYPHLNSRDEPPPSSAFMSSFGVLTPSISVATQDVGSALMVHWTQDAGVARGTELFVGQEDESQRRRVCDGCGGKGVVVLSSTDGPSSCNDFLRNLLRESGLQHLLSPPQGWSAVDINKDDQHSDKSAFSWGLSASSLQNPLAQGSRCARGPECFELKTICQSSALPQAHVQPATYCTETRRKLPQTEYQFNYGPKIQSGQRKLCTQQDSFSDRPPCHWSSV
- the LOC116317860 gene encoding uncharacterized protein LOC116317860 isoform X3, whose protein sequence is MLTSEHRKTHGFNSAGRFLTTYKKDYGPVRERYPHLNSRDEDVGSALMVHWTQDAGVARGTELFVGQEDESQRRRVCDGCGGKANMLQQQEANDTKTEIVYKGGVVVLSSTDGPSSCNDFLRNLLRESGLQHLLSPPQGWSAVDINKDDQHSDKSAFSWGLSASSLQNPLAQGSRCARGPECFELKTICQSSALPQAHVQPATYCTETRRKLPQTEYQFNYGPKIQSGQRKLCTQQDSFSDRPPCHWSSV
- the paip2b gene encoding polyadenylate-binding protein-interacting protein 2B isoform X2, with protein sequence MSGPEVAKTPGGGAPEKEGKEPVANGHAGENNDANPFAEYMWMENEEEYNRQVEEELLEQEFLERCFQEMLEEEDQDWFIPSRDLNNQGVGQLQQQLNGLSVSDHHNNLEEVARKSILNPEAKEFVPGKKY